A window of Anaerosoma tenue contains these coding sequences:
- the purQ gene encoding phosphoribosylformylglycinamidine synthase subunit PurQ: protein MRFGVVRFPGSNCEQDVVHAVNHLGFDAGYIWHGDTSLEGYDAIVLPGGFSYGDYIRCGAVARFSPVMAEVVRFAEAGGPVIGICNGFQILTEAHLLPGALLRNTGLKFVCKPTHLRVEESACQWLDLPADTVVSIPVNHNEGNYTCDAETLQRLRDNGQVVLRYCEPDGSRAEGGSAPNGALDDIAGICNERGNVFGLMPHPERVVDPVTGGTDGQAFFTAIARRLAEVR, encoded by the coding sequence ATGCGGTTCGGAGTCGTACGTTTCCCGGGATCCAACTGCGAGCAGGACGTCGTTCACGCCGTGAACCACCTCGGCTTCGATGCGGGGTACATCTGGCATGGTGACACCAGCCTGGAGGGTTACGACGCGATCGTGCTGCCCGGCGGCTTCAGCTACGGCGACTACATCCGCTGCGGCGCGGTTGCGCGCTTCTCGCCGGTGATGGCCGAGGTGGTGCGGTTCGCCGAGGCTGGCGGGCCGGTCATCGGCATCTGCAACGGCTTCCAGATCCTCACCGAGGCGCATCTGCTCCCGGGCGCGCTCCTGCGGAACACCGGCCTCAAGTTCGTGTGCAAGCCCACGCACCTGCGCGTGGAGGAGAGCGCGTGCCAGTGGCTCGACCTCCCGGCGGACACGGTCGTGAGCATCCCGGTGAACCACAACGAGGGCAACTACACCTGCGACGCCGAGACGCTGCAGCGGCTCCGCGACAACGGGCAGGTCGTGCTGCGGTACTGCGAGCCGGACGGGTCGAGGGCCGAGGGCGGCAGCGCCCCCAACGGTGCGCTCGACGACATCGCCGGTATCTGCAACGAGCGGGGGAACGTGTTCGGCCTCATGCCGCACCCCGAGCGCGTGGTGGACCCCGTGACCGGCGGCACCGACGGACAGGCGTTCTTCACCGCTATCGCGCGCCGTCTGGCCGAGGTGCGCTGA
- the purS gene encoding phosphoribosylformylglycinamidine synthase subunit PurS, producing MARFEIYVTYKKGIFDPPGATAERALVNLGYDEVASVKIGKYIQLEVADGTPSERVREMCDKLLANPVIEDYRIETVGEA from the coding sequence GTGGCACGATTCGAGATCTACGTGACCTACAAGAAGGGCATCTTCGACCCGCCGGGAGCCACCGCCGAGCGCGCGCTCGTGAACCTCGGCTACGACGAGGTCGCGTCGGTGAAGATCGGCAAGTACATCCAGCTCGAGGTGGCCGACGGGACGCCCTCCGAGCGCGTGCGCGAGATGTGCGACAAGCTGCTTGCCAACCCGGTTATCGAGGACTACCGCATCGAGACCGTCGGGGAGGCGTAG
- a CDS encoding phosphoribosylaminoimidazolesuccinocarboxamide synthase yields MELKPTAQGKVRDIYDLGKALLIVSTDRLSAFDVVLPDPVLYKGEVLTKLSLFWFDLLGDIVPNHLLTAEECDLPEKLAAYADSLRGRFMIVKKAEVFPVECIVRGYLAGSGWKEYREHGTVCGQKLPEGLVESSRLPQPIFTPSTKAAVGDHDENISYERMVEIVGADRAEQLRDASLALYSAARDHAAERGIIIADTKFEFGLVDGEVTLIDEVLTPDSSRFWPADEYAPGGPQPSYDKQFVRDWLEASGWDKTPPAPSLPEDILAVTAEKYIEAYEAITGQPFMPEGA; encoded by the coding sequence ATGGAACTCAAACCCACAGCGCAGGGCAAGGTCCGCGACATCTACGACCTCGGCAAGGCACTGCTGATCGTGTCCACCGACCGCCTGAGCGCGTTCGACGTGGTGCTGCCCGACCCGGTCCTCTACAAGGGCGAGGTGCTCACCAAGCTCTCGCTGTTCTGGTTCGACCTGCTCGGCGATATCGTGCCCAACCACCTCCTCACGGCCGAGGAGTGCGACCTCCCGGAGAAGCTCGCGGCCTACGCCGACAGCCTGCGCGGCAGGTTCATGATCGTGAAGAAGGCCGAGGTCTTCCCGGTGGAGTGCATCGTGCGCGGCTATCTCGCGGGCAGCGGGTGGAAGGAGTACCGCGAGCACGGGACGGTGTGCGGTCAGAAGCTGCCCGAGGGCCTCGTGGAGAGCTCCCGTCTGCCGCAGCCGATCTTCACGCCGTCCACCAAGGCGGCCGTGGGCGATCACGACGAGAACATCAGCTACGAGCGCATGGTGGAGATCGTCGGCGCCGATCGCGCTGAGCAACTCCGCGACGCGTCGCTCGCGCTGTACTCGGCCGCGCGCGACCACGCCGCCGAGCGCGGGATCATCATCGCCGACACCAAGTTCGAGTTCGGGCTGGTGGACGGCGAGGTCACGCTCATCGACGAGGTGCTCACGCCCGACAGCTCACGGTTCTGGCCCGCCGACGAGTATGCTCCCGGTGGCCCGCAGCCGAGCTACGACAAGCAGTTCGTGCGCGACTGGCTGGAGGCGAGCGGCTGGGACAAGACGCCTCCGGCGCCCTCGCTCCCCGAGGACATCCTTGCGGTCACGGCCGAGAAGTACATCGAGGCGTACGAGGCCATCACCGGCCAGCCGTTCATGCCGGAAGGGGCATAG
- the sppA gene encoding signal peptide peptidase SppA has product MDTYGQDPGTQPASAAAQPQPAPAQPAPRKRMSAGAKWALGLGAAFVLLVLGSCVISAVMLGGSGDLAMGDSIAVIHISDTIQGGGFGSGDPEYVLDQLDQALADTRVKSILLRIDSPGGTVAASQEIMLGVRRAREMKPVVTSVGDVCASGAYMVASQSDEIIVSPGSTVGSIGVIISVANIEELLSKVGVEFTTLTQGEFKDAGSMYRSLTATETAMLNEQMSLIQDQFVADVATGRGMSEADVRELATGWAWLGSEALDLGLVDSIGNYNDAVDRAAELGGIQGEPGIVSYEYVDPLAGFYRSLLGVASGAGDIDAGTLERMQLPR; this is encoded by the coding sequence ATGGATACGTACGGCCAGGATCCCGGCACGCAACCCGCATCGGCCGCGGCGCAGCCGCAGCCCGCACCAGCGCAGCCCGCACCGCGCAAGCGGATGTCGGCGGGCGCCAAGTGGGCGCTCGGGCTGGGCGCTGCGTTCGTGCTGCTCGTCCTCGGCTCGTGCGTGATCAGTGCCGTGATGCTTGGCGGCAGCGGCGATCTCGCCATGGGTGACAGCATCGCCGTCATCCACATCTCCGACACGATCCAGGGCGGCGGGTTCGGTAGCGGTGACCCCGAGTACGTCCTCGACCAGCTCGACCAAGCGCTCGCGGACACCAGGGTGAAGTCCATCCTGCTCCGCATCGACTCGCCCGGCGGTACGGTCGCCGCCTCTCAGGAGATCATGCTCGGCGTGCGGCGCGCCAGAGAGATGAAACCGGTGGTCACGAGCGTGGGCGACGTCTGCGCATCGGGCGCCTACATGGTGGCCTCGCAGTCCGACGAGATCATCGTCTCGCCCGGCTCCACTGTGGGGAGCATCGGCGTGATCATCTCGGTGGCCAACATCGAGGAACTGCTCTCCAAGGTGGGCGTGGAGTTCACAACGCTCACCCAGGGTGAGTTCAAGGACGCGGGCAGCATGTACCGCAGCCTCACCGCCACCGAGACGGCGATGCTCAACGAGCAGATGTCGCTGATCCAGGACCAGTTCGTGGCCGATGTGGCCACCGGGCGCGGCATGTCCGAGGCCGATGTGCGTGAGCTCGCCACCGGCTGGGCGTGGCTGGGGAGCGAAGCCCTCGATCTCGGGCTGGTGGACTCGATCGGCAACTACAACGACGCCGTGGACCGCGCAGCCGAACTCGGCGGCATCCAGGGCGAGCCCGGCATCGTGAGCTACGAGTACGTGGATCCGCTCGCGGGCTTCTACCGCAGTCTGCTGGGTGTCGCGTCCGGCGCCGGGGACATCGACGCCGGCACGCTCGAGCGGATGCAGCTCCCGCGCTAG
- a CDS encoding NAD(P)H-hydrate dehydratase, whose product MTLLVIATYPVVDGPVLEGPVTIEPDGAIAIGGTRVPSSQGTSAMLGAAVQVAAHLGTPPPHALVAGDIGRGDGTRAVYERLSEAVKRIGPSVIAFHYMQPVMALMRKAVHELAEIAPDALLVADAGGMYAAKAAGLATRFELMTPDVGEVGFLADPEVTHPAYVSHYLFGNDGFDPVALAATAHETGGASRVLLIKGVRDHIAEYGAIAEVVDEPCVPELEAIGGTGDTVAGLASAFLAAGFPTVDAARCASLANREAGRAMGATPAMHASDLVAALPGVLADNLCRWGGACVV is encoded by the coding sequence ATGACGCTCCTGGTGATCGCGACCTACCCCGTGGTCGACGGCCCCGTGCTCGAGGGCCCGGTCACCATCGAGCCCGACGGCGCCATCGCGATCGGCGGCACGCGTGTGCCGAGCTCGCAGGGCACCTCGGCGATGCTGGGCGCGGCGGTGCAGGTGGCCGCTCACCTGGGTACGCCACCACCGCATGCGCTCGTGGCGGGCGACATCGGCAGAGGTGACGGTACGCGCGCCGTGTACGAGCGGCTCAGCGAGGCCGTGAAGCGCATCGGCCCCTCGGTGATCGCGTTCCACTACATGCAGCCGGTGATGGCGCTGATGCGCAAGGCGGTACATGAACTCGCCGAGATCGCGCCGGACGCTTTGCTGGTAGCGGATGCGGGCGGGATGTACGCCGCGAAGGCGGCCGGGCTCGCCACCCGCTTCGAGCTGATGACGCCCGACGTGGGCGAGGTCGGCTTCCTCGCCGACCCTGAGGTGACCCATCCCGCGTACGTGTCGCACTACCTCTTCGGCAACGACGGCTTCGACCCGGTGGCGCTCGCCGCCACCGCGCACGAGACCGGGGGCGCCTCGCGCGTGCTGCTCATCAAGGGCGTGCGCGATCACATCGCCGAGTACGGGGCGATCGCCGAGGTCGTGGACGAGCCCTGCGTGCCCGAGCTGGAGGCGATCGGCGGCACCGGCGACACCGTGGCCGGACTCGCATCGGCGTTCCTCGCGGCCGGCTTCCCGACCGTGGACGCCGCGCGGTGCGCATCGCTTGCCAACCGCGAAGCGGGACGCGCCATGGGCGCGACCCCGGCGATGCACGCGAGCGACCTGGTAGCCGCGCTGCCGGGCGTGTTGGCCGACAACCTCTGCCGCTGGGGCGGCGCCTGCGTGGTGTAG
- a CDS encoding DUF3343 domain-containing protein → MALFARKDRKTAPGADEALGLFLFDAVNDALSAERVLKAAGYEVSLVAPPAHLRAGCDLSVALPRVEHIGAERELIDAGVPLREWVADAEGTAEVCDLVTSVDFGQWLMVRAGNMKIVVEKDTGLIVNTSGGGCPDIPYLNLALVGKRVDEVPRPKDLGYTLCGLMLDRAYQEVRAQLDAREMETVGVGGGAV, encoded by the coding sequence GTGGCGCTGTTCGCACGAAAAGACCGGAAGACCGCCCCGGGCGCCGATGAGGCGCTGGGGCTCTTCCTGTTCGATGCCGTGAACGATGCCCTGTCGGCCGAGCGCGTCCTGAAGGCCGCAGGCTACGAGGTCTCCCTCGTGGCCCCGCCTGCACATCTTCGGGCCGGGTGCGACCTCTCGGTGGCGCTGCCCCGCGTCGAGCACATCGGCGCCGAGCGGGAGCTCATCGATGCCGGAGTGCCACTGCGCGAGTGGGTGGCCGACGCCGAAGGTACCGCCGAGGTCTGCGACCTCGTGACGAGCGTGGACTTCGGGCAGTGGCTGATGGTTCGCGCGGGCAACATGAAGATCGTGGTGGAGAAGGACACCGGTCTCATCGTGAACACCTCCGGCGGAGGGTGTCCCGACATCCCGTACCTCAACCTCGCGCTCGTGGGAAAGCGTGTGGACGAGGTGCCTCGGCCCAAGGACCTCGGCTACACGCTGTGCGGGCTGATGCTCGACAGGGCGTACCAGGAAGTCCGCGCGCAGCTGGACGCGCGCGAGATGGAGACCGTGGGCGTGGGAGGTGGCGCGGTATGA
- a CDS encoding sulfurtransferase TusA family protein, with translation MKEVDVRGLSCPMPLMHTKKAIEDDPTEILVHADSGTAKANVVAFLQDAGYSVSVDQTGEEYKIKGAR, from the coding sequence ATGAAGGAAGTGGATGTACGCGGGCTGTCCTGCCCGATGCCGCTCATGCACACCAAGAAGGCAATCGAAGACGATCCGACCGAGATTCTTGTCCACGCGGACAGTGGGACGGCCAAGGCCAACGTGGTAGCGTTCCTCCAGGATGCCGGTTACTCGGTCTCAGTGGACCAGACCGGTGAGGAATACAAGATCAAGGGAGCGCGATAG
- the yedE gene encoding YedE family putative selenium transporter, whose protein sequence is MAERRVIGPTAWLVGGAGLFIGAIAAWLTSQGNPGNMGLCIACFWRDIAGYFMGSQTGQAGLAYIRPEIIGIMLGALAAALITKEFRPRGGSAPLLRFVLGFIFMVAALVFLGCTVRVWVRLGGGDLTAIWGAVGIVIGVVIGVFVLRKGFNLGRAKQLAAPLGWILPAIAVVLLVFALVTEYGAKPEWATLTPAKGKAVVPGEVVVTTDGDVIKPADATLVDGAVVAADGTVLADAEKVASAGAMPGGLRAALWISLLAGAAIGVAAQRSRFCSIGGIRDSILVRRFDLLFGVVGLVIGATIVNMLFGQYNLGFEGQPAAHNDALGSIAAMTLAGLAAVLMGGCPLRQMIMGSEGDADGAIAVVGMFAGAGFSHWAGLASSGAGLGDNAWLAMAVMAVILGAIAFIKRPRVA, encoded by the coding sequence ATGGCAGAACGTCGCGTGATCGGTCCCACCGCGTGGTTGGTTGGTGGAGCCGGTCTCTTTATCGGGGCGATCGCAGCCTGGCTTACCAGCCAGGGCAACCCGGGGAACATGGGTCTGTGCATCGCATGCTTCTGGCGCGACATCGCCGGCTACTTCATGGGGAGTCAAACCGGCCAGGCCGGGTTGGCGTACATCCGTCCAGAGATCATCGGCATCATGCTGGGAGCTCTCGCGGCGGCACTCATCACCAAGGAGTTCAGGCCGCGCGGCGGCAGCGCTCCGTTGCTGCGGTTCGTACTCGGCTTCATCTTCATGGTCGCGGCGCTCGTGTTCCTCGGCTGCACGGTTCGCGTCTGGGTGCGGCTGGGCGGCGGCGATCTCACCGCCATCTGGGGGGCTGTCGGAATCGTCATCGGTGTGGTCATCGGCGTCTTCGTTCTGCGGAAGGGGTTCAACCTTGGCCGAGCGAAGCAGCTTGCGGCTCCGCTCGGGTGGATCCTTCCGGCGATCGCCGTCGTACTGCTGGTGTTCGCCCTCGTGACCGAGTACGGCGCGAAGCCGGAATGGGCAACACTGACACCGGCCAAGGGCAAGGCGGTCGTCCCCGGCGAGGTCGTGGTGACCACCGACGGAGATGTCATCAAGCCTGCTGACGCAACGCTGGTGGATGGAGCCGTTGTGGCGGCGGACGGCACGGTGCTGGCCGATGCCGAGAAGGTCGCGTCCGCCGGTGCGATGCCGGGCGGTCTGCGCGCCGCACTGTGGATCTCGCTGCTCGCCGGGGCCGCTATCGGAGTGGCCGCGCAGCGCAGCCGCTTCTGCTCGATCGGCGGCATCCGCGATTCCATCCTCGTTCGCCGCTTCGACCTGCTGTTCGGAGTGGTCGGTCTTGTGATCGGCGCGACCATCGTGAACATGCTCTTCGGCCAGTACAACCTGGGATTCGAAGGCCAGCCTGCGGCCCACAACGACGCGCTTGGCAGCATCGCCGCGATGACGTTGGCGGGGCTTGCCGCAGTGCTCATGGGTGGCTGCCCGCTGCGCCAGATGATCATGGGCAGTGAGGGCGACGCCGACGGCGCCATCGCGGTTGTAGGGATGTTCGCTGGAGCCGGGTTCTCGCACTGGGCGGGTCTTGCCTCATCGGGTGCCGGCCTCGGCGACAACGCATGGCTGGCCATGGCAGTGATGGCTGTCATACTCGGCGCGATCGCATTCATCAAGAGACCACGCGTGGCCTAG
- a CDS encoding ASKHA domain-containing protein has protein sequence MTERATIRFEPGDRSVTVPVGSTLLEAARAAGVEIDAPCGGTGRCGSCRVRASGSLAPLSGDERELLGGAGVAMGKRLACRARVTGDATVLLDEAPREARVLASAREREVTVEPPEARGIEREGRAIGATVDVGTTTVAAQLVDLRTGDVIASSGALNEQRVFGADVLSRVAYSAGGIDSRLHTMIAGQVDALLGEMLAHAEIDPADLVEAVAVGNVAMTGLLLGEDVSALGEAPYEGAPTGEAAVSGEAAGLAGFPSLRLLVPPAPSAFIGSDITAGMLATALADRVTATLYVDLGTNGEIVLAARGNLLAASTAAGPALEGASIECGMRAEPGAIEQVELVDGALRFRVIGERRPTGICGSGLLDLVAALLDAGVLDASGRLVDSVGHPLREWLTEREGVRAFVVDSGADIVLTQRDIRQVQLALGAVRAGIEILLAEAPLEPSAVASVVIAGGFGYHVRTSSLVRVGLFPPAWLDRITFEGNAALTGARMMLLGTAAREKARTVAERVRTLDLAAHPGFQQRFLDALSFSA, from the coding sequence ATGACCGAGCGCGCGACCATACGCTTCGAGCCGGGGGACCGCAGTGTCACCGTCCCGGTAGGCTCCACGCTGCTCGAGGCTGCACGCGCCGCCGGCGTGGAGATCGACGCTCCGTGCGGCGGTACGGGGCGGTGCGGCTCGTGCAGGGTCCGCGCGAGCGGCTCGCTGGCACCGCTCAGCGGCGACGAGCGTGAACTGCTCGGCGGAGCGGGTGTTGCGATGGGCAAGCGCCTCGCCTGCCGGGCGAGGGTGACCGGCGATGCGACGGTCCTGCTCGACGAGGCTCCCCGGGAGGCGCGCGTGCTTGCTTCGGCCCGGGAGCGCGAGGTGACGGTGGAGCCGCCCGAGGCACGGGGGATCGAGCGCGAGGGCCGCGCCATAGGTGCGACCGTGGACGTGGGGACCACCACCGTGGCCGCGCAACTCGTGGATCTGCGCACCGGCGATGTGATCGCGTCTTCTGGGGCGCTCAACGAGCAGCGGGTGTTCGGCGCGGACGTGCTCTCGCGGGTCGCGTACTCGGCAGGCGGCATCGACTCGCGTCTCCACACGATGATCGCAGGACAGGTGGACGCGCTTCTCGGCGAGATGCTCGCACATGCGGAGATCGACCCCGCCGATCTCGTGGAGGCGGTGGCCGTAGGGAACGTGGCCATGACCGGCCTCCTGCTGGGCGAGGATGTCTCCGCGCTGGGGGAGGCGCCGTACGAGGGGGCGCCCACCGGCGAGGCCGCGGTGTCGGGGGAGGCGGCGGGGCTTGCGGGCTTCCCCTCGCTGCGGTTGCTGGTGCCGCCGGCACCTTCGGCGTTCATCGGATCGGACATCACGGCCGGTATGCTGGCCACTGCCCTTGCCGACCGGGTGACCGCCACGTTGTACGTGGACCTCGGCACCAACGGCGAGATCGTCCTGGCCGCGCGCGGGAACTTGCTCGCGGCCTCCACGGCGGCCGGACCCGCGCTGGAGGGCGCCTCGATCGAGTGCGGGATGCGGGCCGAGCCCGGCGCCATCGAGCAGGTCGAGCTCGTGGACGGCGCGCTGCGTTTCCGGGTCATCGGCGAACGGCGGCCTACGGGCATCTGCGGGAGCGGACTCCTCGACCTGGTGGCGGCGCTGCTCGACGCCGGTGTGCTCGACGCAAGCGGCCGGCTGGTGGACAGCGTGGGTCATCCTCTGCGCGAGTGGCTCACCGAGCGGGAGGGCGTACGCGCATTCGTCGTGGACTCCGGGGCCGACATCGTGCTCACCCAGCGCGACATCCGTCAGGTGCAGCTCGCGCTCGGCGCGGTCCGCGCAGGCATCGAGATCCTTCTTGCCGAGGCGCCGCTCGAACCCTCGGCCGTGGCGAGCGTGGTGATCGCCGGAGGCTTCGGATACCACGTCCGCACGTCCTCGCTCGTTCGGGTGGGGCTGTTCCCGCCGGCGTGGTTGGACCGCATCACGTTCGAGGGGAACGCCGCACTCACCGGGGCCCGGATGATGCTCCTGGGCACGGCCGCCCGTGAGAAGGCCCGCACGGTTGCCGAGAGAGTGCGTACGCTCGACCTCGCGGCGCACCCCGGGTTCCAGCAGCGCTTCCTCGACGCTCTCAGCTTCTCCGCCTGA
- a CDS encoding PrsW family glutamic-type intramembrane protease, with amino-acid sequence MHPIVPMAVITVGFSALLWCGMLWLYSGRTMRFVRLVWFGVPLSAIVNLLVKGPLGAGVGDLAGIEPGLGLDTPVWFLIFLFLLAPVFEELIKAMPAVLPQVRRRMGTEGDALWTGMALGMGFGLGEAIYLAWQVVAAGAYAEYPWYAFTGFFGERLLVVFMHAMMTGVLFRIAQRGRPVLGYLAAVGLHALLNSGAMLYQLELAPGWAANAALGVMLVAFALLFERIRPKRAAAERSEDTVYYSSGQ; translated from the coding sequence GTGCATCCGATCGTGCCGATGGCGGTCATCACCGTCGGCTTCTCCGCTCTCTTGTGGTGCGGCATGCTGTGGCTGTACTCGGGGCGCACCATGCGGTTCGTTCGGCTGGTCTGGTTCGGCGTCCCGCTCTCGGCGATTGTGAACCTGCTCGTGAAGGGCCCGCTCGGTGCAGGCGTGGGCGATCTCGCCGGGATCGAACCGGGACTCGGGCTCGATACACCGGTGTGGTTCCTTATCTTCCTGTTCCTGCTGGCGCCGGTCTTTGAGGAGCTCATCAAGGCGATGCCGGCCGTGTTGCCGCAGGTGCGACGGCGGATGGGGACGGAAGGCGACGCGCTCTGGACCGGCATGGCCCTCGGCATGGGATTCGGTCTGGGCGAGGCGATCTACCTCGCCTGGCAGGTGGTGGCCGCCGGCGCGTACGCGGAGTACCCGTGGTATGCGTTCACCGGCTTCTTCGGTGAGCGGCTGCTCGTGGTGTTCATGCACGCGATGATGACGGGAGTCCTCTTCCGCATCGCACAGCGGGGCCGGCCCGTCCTCGGCTACCTGGCGGCGGTCGGCCTGCACGCGCTGCTTAACTCGGGCGCCATGCTCTACCAGCTCGAACTCGCCCCTGGCTGGGCGGCCAATGCAGCCCTTGGCGTGATGCTGGTCGCATTCGCGCTGCTCTTCGAGCGCATCCGGCCCAAGCGAGCCGCGGCCGAGCGTTCCGAGGACACCGTGTACTACTCGTCGGGGCAGTAG
- a CDS encoding PH domain-containing protein: MSAPVLATFKPARSYGWVWLLAILLLVAASVLPVFLLGDIPPDERIAIWITIAIMVPLIAFLLVTLASIPAMRYDLTNDELLLSCGPLYRYRVPYAEVIDVRRTTLTPTLWSSMRMPGLALGGVMYADIGTVKMCATRMSRDILLVTAGKRRYGLTPADEAGFMATLAPLLPPQQHATER, translated from the coding sequence GTGTCGGCGCCGGTACTCGCTACGTTCAAGCCCGCCCGCTCGTACGGGTGGGTGTGGCTGCTCGCGATCCTCCTGTTGGTGGCTGCGTCAGTGCTGCCGGTGTTCCTCCTCGGCGATATCCCACCTGACGAGCGCATCGCCATCTGGATCACGATCGCGATCATGGTGCCGTTGATCGCGTTCCTGCTGGTCACGCTCGCCTCGATCCCTGCGATGCGATACGACCTCACCAACGACGAGCTGCTGCTCTCGTGCGGACCGCTCTATCGCTATCGGGTCCCGTACGCCGAGGTCATCGATGTCCGCCGGACCACGCTCACGCCCACGCTCTGGTCGAGCATGCGGATGCCCGGGCTGGCGCTCGGTGGCGTGATGTACGCCGACATCGGCACGGTGAAGATGTGCGCCACCCGCATGTCGCGCGACATCTTGCTGGTGACCGCCGGAAAGCGCCGCTACGGGCTCACGCCGGCCGATGAGGCGGGCTTCATGGCCACGCTTGCGCCGCTCTTGCCGCCTCAGCAGCACGCCACGGAGCGCTGA
- a CDS encoding helicase HerA-like domain-containing protein → MSEPLPGLLLGKNTADEEVRLLPAMANRHGLVAGATGTGKTVTLQVLAESFSSIGVPVFAADMKGDLSGISQAGGDHKKVTERLELLGLTDTWGFHGSPVTFWDVFGEQGHPVRTTVSEVGPLLLGRMLNLNDIQEAVLTVTFRVADENGLLLLDIKDLRAMLKYVADNAREIGTTYGNISPASVGAIQRALLTLEEQGGDRFFGEPALDLFDFIQTDSNGKGIVNILAADRLMSSPRLYSTMLLWLLSELFERLPEAGDLPKPKLVFFFDEAHMLFDDAPDALLTKIEQVVRLIRSKGVGVYFVTQNPVDIPDTVLGQCGNKVQHALRAYTPREQKAVKAMAETFRTNPDVDVETVVTELKVGEALVSVLQADGSPMPVQRTMMVSPHGRIGAIAPAERQAAIAGSLVAGHYEAAVDRESAHEVLKARAEAAIAAEEQAAAAAEAAELEVKVPKAESGPFRKTSTSSRKDTPLEAFTKSATRAIGSQVGRQIARGILGTILGSKR, encoded by the coding sequence ATGTCTGAGCCGCTACCCGGATTGCTCCTCGGCAAGAACACCGCCGATGAGGAGGTCCGCCTGCTCCCCGCGATGGCCAACCGGCACGGTCTTGTGGCCGGGGCCACCGGCACGGGTAAGACGGTGACCCTTCAGGTGCTCGCCGAGTCGTTCTCGTCGATCGGCGTGCCGGTGTTCGCCGCCGACATGAAGGGCGACCTCTCGGGCATCTCGCAGGCGGGCGGCGACCACAAGAAGGTGACCGAGCGTCTCGAACTGCTCGGACTCACCGACACCTGGGGCTTCCACGGCTCCCCGGTGACGTTCTGGGACGTCTTCGGCGAGCAGGGACACCCCGTGCGCACGACCGTCTCCGAGGTGGGGCCGCTGCTCCTCGGCAGGATGCTCAACCTGAACGACATCCAGGAGGCCGTGCTCACCGTCACCTTCCGCGTGGCCGACGAGAACGGTCTGTTGCTGCTCGACATCAAGGACCTGCGGGCGATGCTCAAGTACGTTGCCGACAACGCCCGCGAGATCGGCACCACGTACGGCAACATCTCCCCGGCGAGCGTGGGCGCCATCCAGCGCGCGCTGCTCACGCTCGAGGAGCAGGGCGGTGACCGCTTCTTCGGTGAGCCTGCGCTCGACCTCTTCGACTTCATCCAGACCGACAGCAACGGCAAGGGCATCGTGAACATCCTCGCCGCCGACCGGCTGATGAGCTCGCCGCGCCTCTACTCCACGATGCTGCTGTGGCTGCTCTCGGAGCTCTTCGAGCGGCTGCCCGAGGCGGGGGACCTCCCCAAGCCCAAGCTGGTGTTCTTCTTCGACGAAGCGCACATGCTCTTCGACGACGCTCCCGACGCGCTCCTCACCAAGATCGAGCAGGTGGTGCGACTCATCCGTTCCAAGGGCGTGGGCGTCTACTTCGTCACACAGAACCCCGTCGACATCCCCGACACGGTCCTCGGCCAGTGCGGCAACAAGGTGCAGCACGCGCTGCGCGCCTACACTCCGCGCGAGCAGAAGGCCGTGAAAGCGATGGCCGAGACGTTCCGTACCAACCCCGATGTGGACGTGGAGACGGTGGTCACCGAGCTCAAGGTGGGCGAGGCGTTGGTGTCGGTCCTGCAGGCCGACGGGTCGCCCATGCCGGTGCAGCGCACGATGATGGTGTCGCCGCACGGACGGATCGGCGCGATCGCCCCGGCCGAGCGCCAGGCGGCCATCGCCGGCTCGCTGGTGGCAGGGCACTACGAGGCTGCCGTGGATCGCGAGAGCGCACACGAGGTGCTCAAAGCGCGCGCGGAGGCAGCCATCGCAGCCGAGGAGCAGGCTGCCGCCGCGGCGGAGGCGGCCGAACTCGAGGTGAAGGTGCCCAAGGCGGAGTCGGGGCCGTTCAGGAAGACGAGCACGTCCTCGCGCAAGGACACGCCGCTGGAGGCGTTCACCAAGAGCGCTACACGCGCGATCGGCAGCCAGGTGGGACGGCAGATAGCGCGTGGCATCCTGGGTACCATCCTGGGGTCGAAGCGATAG